In one Nicotiana tomentosiformis chromosome 6, ASM39032v3, whole genome shotgun sequence genomic region, the following are encoded:
- the LOC104088327 gene encoding uncharacterized protein has product MMNIFVITLVLTTLLTAGVFSPIPEKKEEVIVKEGHRVVVVEYEPNDGNTKVSISPQETDQKATAGVVSDVKDKISDTAEAVKDKIKEATSFGEGGKENGGVHKPTARELVCDAFGKCKHRIASALGGTKESISGKMHEIEEDAKATVENVYEKVKDTVVGKAHEASEKVSEVKEKTKDSVKEMVKEGAKETVEKVKGKAKDVADTTKTLKGDMKRNASADLDIIEEKAKAAKDAVKEDAHRLKVEGKRDYQIIRRFLSAKNFRSLMGMIHLLGFALSYGVCIWVTFISSNILARALPKQQFAMVQSKIYPVYFKTLAYGITTAFLGHFMSQRHRYYYANRAETIQGFLCLATICMALINSFVLEPRASKVMRERMKLEKEEGKGEDIFSVEPSTSSVDALKDPTGIKIGKQATSSQGPAETHRELSEEAARMKPQVERLSQKLKKLNFVSSFFNVLTLVALSYHLVYLSQLVHASSY; this is encoded by the exons ATGATGAATATTTTCGTTATTACTCTTGTATTAACCACACTTCTAACAGCAGGGGTCTTTTCTCCAATCccagaaaagaaagaagaagttaTAGTCAAAGAAGGTCATAGAGTTGTAGTTGTTGAATATGAGCCAAACGATGGAAATACCAAGGTCTCAATTTCCCCACAAGAAACAGACCAAAAAGCAACAGCAGGGGTTGTTTCAGATGTCAAAGATAAAATATCAGATACAGCAGAGGCAGTTAAAGACAAAATCAAAGAAGCTACATCCTTTGGAGAAGGAGGAAAAGAAAATGGTGGGGTTCATAAGCCAACTGCTAGAGAACTGGTTTGTGATGCCTTTGGCAAGTGCAAACATAGGATAGCAAGTGCACTAGGTGGAACCAAAGAATCTATTTCTGGAAAGATGCATGAAATTGAAGAAGATGCAAAAGCGACTGTTGAAAATGTTTACGAGAAAGTGAAAGATACAGTTGTTGGAAAAGCGCATGAGGCTTCAGAAAAGGTAAGTGAAGTGAAAGAAAAAACCAAAGATTCTGTTAAGGAGATGGTGAAAGAAGGTGCTAAAGAGACTGTTGAGAAAGTGAAAGGAAAAGCTAAAGACGTGGCTGACACAACAAAGACACTGAAGGGTGATATGAAGAGAAATGCTTCAGCAGATCTTGATATCATAGAAGAAAAAGCGAAAGCAGCAAAAGATGCAGTGAAAGAAGATGCACATAGGCTTAAAGTGGAAGGCAAAAGGGATTATCAAATAATTCGGAGGTTCTTATCAGCCAAGAATTTTAGATCTTTAATGGGAATGATTCATTTGCTTGGCTTTGCATTATCTTATGGGGTGTGTATTTGGGTGACATTTATCTCGAGTAATATTTTGGCAAGAGCTTTGCCGAAGCAGCAGTTTGCGATGGTACAGAGCAAGATTTACCCGGTTTACTTCAAGACTCTGGCTTATGGCATCACCACAGCGTTTCTTGGCCATTTCATGAGCCAGAGGCATCGATATTATTATGCGAACAGGGCTGAAACAATCCAGGGTTTCCTTTGTTTGGCCACAATATGCATGGCTTTGATCAACTCGTTCGTCTTGGAGCCTCGAGCCTCTAAG GTGATGAGGGAGAGAATGAAACTGGAGAAAGAGGAAGGAAAAGGAGAAGATATATTTAGCGTAGAACCAAGCACTTCAAGCGTGGACGCACTGAAAGATCCAACAGGAATAAAAATAGGCAAACAAGCAACAAGTAGTCAAGGACCTGCAGAAACACACCGAGAGTTGTCTGAAGAAGCAGCAAGAATGAAACCTCAAGTTGAGAGATTGAGTCAGAAACTAAAGAAGCTGAATTTCGTCTCATCTTTTTTCAATGTACTCACACTAGTGGCTCTTAGTTATCACCTTGTTTACCTAAGCCAATTAGTGCATGCCAGCAGTTACTAA